The following DNA comes from bacterium.
CCCATCGTGCGAGCACGTGACGCGATTTTTCGTCAAGGATGCGACGCCGCCGCTTGGCCTTAAAAAGCCGGCCAAGGGCGCCGGGTCCTCACGCCACAAGGGTAAAGCCGCCAAGGACGCGCCCGCGCCGCCGGATTTTCCGCCGCAGGATTCCGATACGTCGGCGCCGCCGGACGTGAACGACGAAACGACTCCCGCGGCCGATGACACGGCCACCGCGGCAGCCGAAATCGCGTTCGGGGAAGCCGAGTCCCCGCCGGCTATCGACGAATCCGGCGAAACGGATGCCAACGGCCGGCGGCTCGTTTACGCGAATCCCAAGAAGGTGAATCGCTGGGCGGAGCCGGACCCGCCCCCGCCTTCGCGAAACGGCGCCCCGCCGAAAAAGCGCGTGCTGACGCGGGGCGTCTGGCTTGCGCTTGTCCTCATCGTTTTTCTGGTCGTCGCCGCGCTCGCGGCGGTCTTGCTCTTTCCGGTCACGACCGGCGGACCGGGCCGCGCGCCGGATCAGCCGGCCGAAAAGCTCGCACCCGACGTTCTCGCCGCGCAGGCGTATCAGCGAGCACTCGAGCTCGATCGCATGGACACCGCGGAGACGCGCCTGGAGGCGCTTTCGCAATACCACGAGGCGCGCCGGATCGGCGGGGACGCCTATCGCAAGGCCGACGCGCGCGTGGCTTTCGTGAACCTGAAAACGGCGATCACCGAGGGGCGAAACAAGGACTCGGAGGCGGTCGTGAGCGCTTGCGGCGAGGCCGAGGCGCTCGACGCCGACACCAAAAACACGCGCGAGGGACGCATCGCGCTTTCGGCGTGCCGGCTCGCACGGGGCGCGTTTGACGAGGCGACGGCGTATGCGCGCGCCGCCGCCGAGGCCGACGAAGCCGAACTTGCGGG
Coding sequences within:
- a CDS encoding zinc-ribbon domain-containing protein, which encodes MNVQCPICDKKIPIPDAELSAEGTQVRCPSCEHVTRFFVKDATPPLGLKKPAKGAGSSRHKGKAAKDAPAPPDFPPQDSDTSAPPDVNDETTPAADDTATAAAEIAFGEAESPPAIDESGETDANGRRLVYANPKKVNRWAEPDPPPPSRNGAPPKKRVLTRGVWLALVLIVFLVVAALAAVLLFPVTTGGPGRAPDQPAEKLAPDVLAAQAYQRALELDRMDTAETRLEALSQYHEARRIGGDAYRKADARVAFVNLKTAITEGRNKDSEAVVSACGEAEALDADTKNTREGRIALSACRLARGAFDEATAYARAAAEADEAELAGREDGEAARLRAEALVLLARVFVATGDAKRGQETATHAASVDPSNVGANLVLAKLASDKKKWKEALAHAQAAKNASPAHQQAREAVEHYGDRVKGLVAGGVPGDDKELGTTAEKQRAARERIAKARALREKKANHRAIGELEQALKLCPACADAHLELGWVYYATGRQQAAIASFDAARELGAAQANYGLGKAYQQLGMMELATRAYTAYLETDPPAEHRSDIEAALAAMKE